A genomic segment from Oncorhynchus clarkii lewisi isolate Uvic-CL-2024 chromosome 14, UVic_Ocla_1.0, whole genome shotgun sequence encodes:
- the LOC139365766 gene encoding protocadherin alpha-3-like — protein sequence MEQRGCGAWLGGRQWVVLLVALIFFWSGASAQIKYSISEELKEGTVVGNIAKDLGIDLSTLTERGFRIVSGSTEPLFQVNRHDGILYVNRKIDREEVCERSSVCLINLKTVLENPLEIHYVAVEVLDVNDHSPSFPEKEKRLEISESALPGARFQLPAARDWDGGQFSVQQYKFSHSEHFRVEVRDRGKDGKMPFLILQKQLDREAVRSHKLLLTAIDGGNPPRSGTIEIIVDVLDVNDNTPLFTKDVYSVMLNENSPLGTTVIQVNATDLDDGVNGHVIYLFGNDVNSNIQNIFDLDAKTGQITVRGQIDFEIQDSYEIDIQASDQGAAPLTTDKSVIIKIVDVNDNEPVIEVTSFSSAIPEDCKPGTTVALISVNDMDSGLNGKVICSINDEDVPFKLMPSLQDNIYSVVTKSQLDREKQAHYDVIILAKDSGQPFLSSVTTISVVVSDVNDNSPEFSLSPYTFYVLENNDPGGSVFSVSASDRDINENALISYHIPRGIDDENKWAYFLNINSENGNILALKSFDFETLKTFNFQVVATDSGTPSQRNNVTINVFILDQNDNVPVILYPVSGNSSAEGVEEIPRNVNAGHLVTKVRAYDADIGYNGWLLFSLQEVTDHSLFALDRYTGQIRTLRSFTDTDEAEHKLVILVKDNGNVSLSATATVIIKVVEPKEAFAASDVKSSVKDEEENSVTFYLIITLGSVSALFLISIIVLIVMQCSKPTDYSSKYLQDVNYDGTLCHSIQYRSGDRRYMLVGPRMSIGSTIVPGSNGNTLVLPEHMMRASGEVRRLPI from the exons ATGGAACAAAGAGGATGCGGGGCATGGCTGGGGGGACGGCAGTGGGTCGTCTTATTAGTTGCTTTGATTTTCTTTTGGAGCGGGGCTTCAGCTCAGATAAAATACTCCATCTCTGAAGAGCTTAAGGAAGGAACTGTCGTGGGGAATATAGCTAAGGATTTGGGAATAGATCTGAGTACCTTGACTGAAAGGGGATTTCGAATAGTTTCTGGCTCCACCGAGCCCCTTTTCCAGGTAAACAGGCATGACGGCATCTTGTATGTGAATCGAAAAATAGACCGAGAGGAGGTGTGCGAACGGAGCAGCGTGTGTTTAATAAACCTGAAAACCGTTCTAGAGAACCCGCTGGAGATCCATTATGTCGCTGTAGAGGTGTTAGATGTTAACGACCATTCTCCCAGCTTTCCAGAGAAAGAGAAACGTTTAGAGATTTCAGAATCTGCATTACCGGGAGCGCGATTTCAGCTCCCAGCTGCGCGCGACTGGGATGGTGGCCAATTCTCTGTCCAACAATATAAATTCAGCCACAGTGAACATTTCCGTGTTGAGGTCAGAGACCGAGGTAAAGATGGTAAGATGCCGTTTTTGATTTTACAAAAGCAACTAGATAGAGAAGCCGTAAGAAGCCATAAATTACTCCTCACTGCCATTGATGGTGGAAATCCCCCGAGATCTGGAACAATTGAAATAATTGTAGATGTATTGGATGTTAATGACAACACACCTCTATTCACTAAAGATGTGTACTCTGTCATGTTGAATGAAAACTCTCCCTTAGGCACAACAGTTATTCAGGTGAACGCCACTGATTTAGATGACGGTGTCAACGGACATGTAATATACTTATTCGGTAATGACGTGAACAGCAACATACAGAATATTTTTGATTTAGATGCCAAAACGGGTCAAATAACGGTTCGAGGGCAAATCGATTTTGAGATACAAGATAGCTATGAGATCGACATACAAGCTTCCGATCAAGGAGCTGCTCCACTAACAACAGACAAAAGTGTGATCATAAAGATAGTTGACGTTAACGACAATGAACCCGTGATAGAGGTGACGTCCTTTTCCAGCGCCATTCCCGAGGATTGTAAACCCGGAACTACTGTCGCATTAATCAGTGTTAATGATATGGACTCTGGTCTCAATGGGAAAGTGATCTGCTCTATAAATGACGAGGACGTCCCTTTTAAACTAATGCCGTCTTTACAGGATAACATATATTCTGTCGTCACCAAGTCACAGCTGGATAGAGAGAAACAGGCTCATTATGACGTTATAATTTTAGCTAAAGACTCAGGCCAGCCTTTCTTGTCATCTGTAACGACTATCAGCGTTGTTGTATCAGATGTGAATGATAACAGTCCAGAGTTTTCACTGAGCCCCTATACTTTCTATGTCCTTGAGAATAACGACCCAGGAGGCTCAGTATTTTCAGTGAGTGCCTCAGATCGCGACATAAATGAAAACGCACTGATTTCATATCATATTCCAAGAGGCATCGATGATGAGAACAAATGGGCATATTTTCTTAATATTAATTCTGAAAATGGGAACATATTGGCGCTAAAAAGCTTTGACTTTGAAACTTTAAAAACATTCAATTTTCAAGTTGTAGCTACAGACTCTGGAACTCCGTCACAACGCAACAACGTCACAATAAACGTGTTCATTCTGGATCAGAACGACAACGTTCCAGTGATATTGTATCCAGTCAGCGGTAACAGTTCCGCTGAAGGTGTGGAGGAGATTCCCCGCAATGTGAACGCAGGCCATTTGGTGACTAAAGTGAGAGCCTATGACGCTGATATAGGATATAACGGATGGTTATTATTTTCGCTGCAGGAAGTTACTGACCACAGTCTCTTTGCTTTGGACCGCTATACAGGACAGATAAGGACACTTCGGTCATTCACAGATACAGACGAGGCTGAACATAAACTGGTCATACTGGTAAAAGACAATGGGAACGTTTCACTGTCAGCAACAGCTACTGTGATTATCAAGGTTGTGGAGCCCAAAGAGGCTTTTGCAGCTTCTGATGTTAAAAGTTCAGTAAAAGACGAGGAGGAGAACAGcgttacattttatttgatcatTACTTTGGGGTCAGTTTCAGCACTTTTTCTCATCAGTATCATCGTGTTGATTGTAATGCAGTGCTCCAAACCCACAGACTACTCCTCCAAGTATTTACAAGATGTGAATTACGACGGGACACTGTGCCACAGCATTCAGTACAGATCCGGAGACAGACGGTACATGTTAGTTGGACCCAGAATGAGTATAGGTTCTACTATTGTCCCGGGAAGCAATGGAAACACTCTAGTTCTTCCCGAACACATGATGAGAGCTTCTGGAGAGGTGAGGAGATTACCAA TTTGA